A portion of the Micromonospora vinacea genome contains these proteins:
- a CDS encoding YbjN domain-containing protein: MSPKSDLATLIESVCAERDLAWESTGPGSYAVTLPGTHKLKTICNLIVGEHALRIEAFVMRQPDERREELWAWLLQRNARMYGVSFSTDAVGDVYLTGRVNPAGVDADELDRLFGAVLTYADESFDTMLEIGFGSSIRREYEWRVKRGESTANLAAFAHLFEPSGAGPDPA, encoded by the coding sequence GTGAGCCCGAAGAGCGATCTTGCGACCCTGATCGAGTCGGTCTGCGCCGAGCGGGACCTGGCCTGGGAGTCGACCGGCCCCGGCTCGTACGCGGTGACGTTGCCGGGCACCCACAAGCTCAAGACGATCTGCAACCTGATCGTCGGCGAGCACGCGCTGCGGATCGAGGCGTTCGTGATGCGCCAGCCGGACGAGCGCCGCGAGGAGCTGTGGGCCTGGTTGTTGCAGCGCAACGCCCGGATGTACGGCGTCTCCTTCTCCACCGACGCCGTCGGCGACGTGTACCTGACCGGTCGGGTCAACCCGGCCGGTGTGGACGCCGACGAGTTGGACCGACTGTTCGGCGCGGTGCTCACGTACGCCGACGAGTCGTTCGACACGATGCTGGAGATCGGCTTCGGCAGTTCGATCCGGCGCGAGTACGAGTGGCGGGTCAAGCGGGGCGAGTCGACAGCCAACCTTGCCGCCTTCGCCCACCTCTTCGAGCCCTCCGGCGCCGGCCCCGACCCAGCCTGA
- the mshA gene encoding D-inositol-3-phosphate glycosyltransferase — protein sequence MAEMHTGVGRQRGAQPWPRPRRIATLSVHTSPLHQPGTGDAGGMNVYILEVARRLAEANVEVEIFTRATSGDLPPVVEMAPGVQVRHITSGPLEGLTKEELPGQLCAFTAGVLRAEASRPPGHYDLIHSHYWLSGQVGWLAKERWGVPLVHTAHTLAKVKNAQLAAGDRPEPKARVIGEEQVVAEADRLVANTRVEASDLLDRYDADPTRVSVVQPGVDLARFRPAPGDRSAAARQARRRLGLPVDGYVVAFVGRIQPLKAPDVLIRAIAALRERDPALADQVTVVICGGPSGSGLDRPTALIELTAKLGVSDGVRFLPPLTGDDLPALYRAADLVAVPSHNESFGLVALEAQACGTPVLAAAVGGLVTAVRDQVSGVLIDGHDPVDWARALGSLLPNRALRSVLARGAEQHARHFSWDRTVAGLLGVYGEAIAGHRARLAADLAGDPALSCSW from the coding sequence GTGGCGGAAATGCACACCGGTGTCGGGCGTCAGCGAGGTGCCCAACCGTGGCCCCGGCCTCGCCGAATCGCGACCCTGTCGGTACACACCTCCCCCCTGCACCAGCCCGGCACGGGTGATGCCGGCGGAATGAACGTCTACATCCTCGAAGTCGCCCGGCGTCTCGCCGAGGCCAACGTGGAGGTGGAGATCTTCACCCGGGCCACCTCCGGCGACCTCCCCCCGGTGGTCGAGATGGCGCCCGGCGTGCAGGTCCGGCACATCACCTCCGGCCCCCTGGAGGGTCTCACCAAGGAGGAGCTGCCCGGTCAGCTCTGCGCCTTCACGGCCGGGGTGCTGCGCGCGGAAGCGTCCCGCCCGCCCGGCCACTACGACCTGATCCACTCGCACTACTGGCTCTCCGGCCAGGTTGGCTGGCTGGCCAAGGAGCGCTGGGGGGTGCCGCTGGTGCACACCGCGCACACCCTGGCGAAGGTCAAGAACGCCCAGCTCGCGGCCGGTGACCGGCCGGAGCCCAAGGCCCGGGTCATCGGCGAGGAACAGGTCGTCGCCGAGGCGGACCGGCTGGTCGCCAACACCCGGGTCGAGGCCAGCGACCTGCTCGACCGGTACGACGCCGACCCGACCCGGGTTTCCGTGGTGCAGCCGGGCGTCGACCTGGCCCGGTTCCGGCCCGCGCCGGGCGACCGGTCCGCGGCCGCCCGCCAGGCCCGTCGCCGGCTGGGGCTTCCGGTCGACGGGTACGTGGTTGCCTTCGTCGGTCGGATCCAGCCACTCAAGGCCCCCGACGTGCTGATCCGCGCGATCGCCGCGTTGCGGGAGCGCGACCCGGCGCTGGCCGATCAGGTGACAGTGGTGATCTGCGGCGGGCCCAGCGGCAGTGGGCTGGACCGGCCGACCGCCCTGATCGAGCTGACCGCCAAGCTCGGGGTCAGCGACGGGGTGCGGTTCCTGCCGCCGCTGACCGGGGACGACCTTCCGGCCCTGTACCGGGCGGCGGATCTGGTCGCGGTGCCGTCGCACAACGAATCGTTCGGGCTGGTCGCCCTGGAGGCGCAGGCCTGCGGTACGCCGGTGCTGGCCGCCGCCGTCGGAGGGCTGGTCACCGCCGTCCGGGACCAGGTCAGCGGCGTACTGATCGACGGGCACGACCCGGTCGACTGGGCCCGGGCGTTGGGCAGTCTGCTGCCGAACCGGGCGCTCCGGTCGGTGCTGGCCCGAGGTGCCGAGCAGCACGCACGGCACTTCTCCTGGGACCGTACGGTCGCTGGCCTGCTCGGGGTCTACGGCGAGGCGATCGCCGGACACCGCGCCCGGCTCGCGGCCGACCTGGCGGGTGACCCGGCGCTCTCCTGTTCCTGGTGA
- a CDS encoding SDR family oxidoreductase produces MTSVAIVTGASSGIGAATARRLAAEGFHVLAAARRADRLTELVAEITAAGGQATAVTCDITSDESVARLAEAAAQAPGPVTLLVNNAGGARGLDPVESGSVADWQWMYDVNVLGTLRVTQALLPALEASGSGTIVVVSSTAGLTVYEGGGGYTAAKHAQTAIAGTLRLELCGRPLRVIEIDPGMVKTEEFGLVRFEGDAERAAAVYAGVPGPLVAEDVADCIAWCATRPEHVNIDRLVVRPRAQAAQHKVHRV; encoded by the coding sequence ATGACCTCAGTCGCCATCGTCACCGGAGCGTCCAGCGGGATCGGCGCGGCCACCGCCCGCCGGCTCGCCGCCGAGGGCTTCCACGTGCTCGCCGCCGCCCGCCGCGCCGACCGGCTCACCGAGCTGGTCGCCGAGATCACCGCCGCCGGCGGGCAGGCCACCGCCGTGACCTGCGACATCACCTCGGACGAGTCGGTGGCCCGGCTGGCCGAGGCCGCCGCCCAGGCACCCGGGCCGGTCACCCTGCTGGTCAACAACGCCGGCGGTGCGCGCGGACTGGACCCGGTGGAGTCCGGCTCGGTCGCCGACTGGCAGTGGATGTACGACGTGAACGTGCTCGGCACCCTCCGGGTCACCCAGGCGCTGCTGCCGGCGCTGGAGGCCTCCGGTTCCGGCACCATCGTGGTGGTCTCCTCCACCGCCGGGCTGACCGTCTACGAGGGTGGGGGCGGCTACACCGCAGCGAAGCACGCGCAGACCGCCATCGCCGGCACACTGCGCCTGGAGTTGTGTGGCCGGCCGCTGCGGGTCATCGAGATCGACCCGGGCATGGTGAAGACCGAGGAGTTCGGGCTGGTCCGCTTCGAGGGCGACGCGGAACGGGCGGCCGCCGTCTACGCCGGAGTGCCGGGGCCCCTGGTCGCCGAGGACGTCGCCGACTGCATCGCCTGGTGCGCCACCCGCCCGGAGCACGTCAACATCGACCGGCTGGTGGTCCGGCCCCGGGCACAGGCCGCGCAGCACAAGGTGCACCGGGTCTAG
- a CDS encoding class I SAM-dependent methyltransferase, whose amino-acid sequence MSPAARRRPFGVVTRGTTNPNRLRRVDNWIVATCADRLLAADDPLVVDLGYGATPVTAVELRARLAAGVRPDVRLVGLEIDAARVAAAAPAADPPGLTFARGGFELAGLRPVLVRAFNVLRQYDESEVAEAWQTMTAALAPGGALVEGTCDELGRLASWLLIDAEGPRTLTVAAKLTTLGSPAELAERLPKALIHRNVPGEPVHALIRALDDAWQAAAPYATFGPRQRWLRAVTSLRETGWPILDNPTRWRQGELTVPWPLP is encoded by the coding sequence ATGAGCCCTGCGGCGCGGCGCCGGCCGTTCGGCGTGGTCACCCGCGGCACGACGAATCCGAACCGGCTCCGTCGGGTGGACAACTGGATCGTCGCCACCTGCGCCGACCGGCTGTTGGCGGCGGATGACCCCCTGGTGGTCGACCTCGGTTACGGCGCCACCCCGGTGACCGCTGTGGAGTTGCGCGCCCGACTGGCAGCCGGGGTCCGTCCGGACGTACGGCTGGTCGGGTTGGAGATCGACGCTGCCCGGGTGGCCGCCGCGGCGCCGGCCGCCGACCCACCCGGGCTGACGTTCGCCCGGGGTGGGTTCGAGTTGGCCGGGCTCCGGCCGGTGCTGGTCCGCGCGTTCAACGTGCTGCGACAGTACGACGAGAGCGAGGTGGCCGAGGCGTGGCAGACGATGACCGCCGCGCTCGCCCCCGGTGGGGCGCTCGTCGAGGGCACGTGTGACGAGTTGGGGCGGCTCGCCAGCTGGTTGCTGATCGACGCCGAGGGCCCCCGGACGCTGACAGTGGCAGCGAAGCTCACCACGCTGGGCAGTCCCGCCGAGTTGGCCGAGCGGCTGCCCAAGGCGCTGATACACCGCAACGTTCCCGGTGAGCCGGTGCACGCCCTGATCCGCGCCCTGGACGACGCCTGGCAGGCCGCCGCCCCGTACGCCACCTTCGGCCCCCGCCAACGCTGGCTGCGCGCGGTGACCAGCCTCCGCGAGACCGGCTGGCCCATCCTCGACAACCCCACCCGCTGGCGCCAGGGCGAACTAACCGTCCCCTGGCCCCTCCCCTGA
- a CDS encoding UDP-N-acetylmuramate dehydrogenase, producing the protein MPDASAQPTTDADRAIPGPLAGYTTLRTGGPAERIVAASSADELVQAVRTATEPVLILAGGSNVVIGDDGFPGTVVLVRSRGVRVIAEDATSVTVRVDAGEPWDDLVATTVANGWAGLECLSGIPGSTGATPIQNVGAYGQEVAETITGVEVYDRVEGTRQVIPAADCGFAYRGSIFKYMDRWVVLSVDFRLTRSPLSGPVRYAELARALGVEVGDQVPLADARSVVLRLRAGKGMVLDANDPDTRSVGSFFTNPVLDRATYEQLLERSAEVGDPPAWPGADGLVKVSAAWLIDKAGFAKGHPGEGGVAISSKHTLALTNRSGTAHTADLLTLARTIRDQVHARFGVTLHPEPVLINCTL; encoded by the coding sequence GTGCCAGACGCCTCCGCCCAGCCGACAACCGACGCCGATCGTGCCATCCCCGGTCCACTCGCCGGCTACACCACCCTGCGAACGGGTGGGCCGGCCGAGCGGATCGTCGCCGCCAGCAGTGCCGATGAGCTCGTCCAGGCGGTGCGGACCGCGACGGAGCCGGTCCTGATCCTGGCCGGGGGCAGCAACGTGGTGATCGGCGACGACGGCTTCCCCGGCACCGTCGTCCTGGTGCGCTCCCGTGGCGTGCGGGTCATCGCCGAGGACGCCACCTCGGTCACCGTACGGGTCGACGCCGGCGAGCCGTGGGACGACCTGGTCGCCACCACGGTCGCCAACGGCTGGGCCGGGCTGGAGTGCCTCTCCGGCATCCCCGGCTCGACCGGTGCCACCCCGATCCAGAACGTCGGCGCGTACGGCCAGGAGGTCGCCGAGACCATCACCGGCGTCGAGGTGTACGACCGGGTCGAGGGCACCCGCCAGGTCATCCCCGCCGCCGACTGCGGCTTCGCCTACCGGGGCAGCATCTTCAAGTACATGGACCGCTGGGTGGTGCTCTCGGTCGACTTCCGGCTCACCCGGTCGCCGCTCTCCGGGCCGGTGCGCTACGCGGAGCTGGCCAGAGCCCTCGGTGTCGAGGTGGGCGACCAGGTGCCGCTGGCGGACGCCCGATCGGTGGTGCTGCGGCTCCGTGCGGGCAAGGGGATGGTGCTCGACGCCAACGACCCGGACACTCGCTCGGTCGGCTCCTTCTTCACCAACCCGGTGCTCGACCGGGCGACGTACGAGCAGCTCCTGGAACGTTCCGCCGAGGTGGGCGACCCGCCCGCCTGGCCCGGGGCGGACGGCCTGGTCAAGGTGAGCGCCGCCTGGCTGATCGACAAGGCCGGCTTCGCCAAGGGCCACCCCGGCGAGGGTGGGGTGGCCATCTCCAGCAAGCACACCCTGGCGCTGACCAACCGCAGCGGCACCGCCCACACCGCCGACCTGCTCACCCTGGCTCGCACCATCCGCGACCAGGTCCACGCCCGCTTCGGCGTGACCCTGCACCCCGAACCAGTCCTCATCAACTGCACCCTCTAA
- a CDS encoding maleylpyruvate isomerase family mycothiol-dependent enzyme, with protein sequence MSRLQGSKDFWIGALRTEGPAFAAAVAEAPPETPVLSCPGWTVNDLTLHMAGIYHWVSSFAGSGQTSQPPRREQPEADPGVNALQLWQQGYDRVMTLFDGLDPEAPAWNWAPQPKKAGFWPRRMAHETAVHRWDAQLAIGAGDPVEAKLAADGVSEVLDTWLPAGRRQVPGDWHGVVQLCATDAAQEWYLRLRGEGVALLDTATIFDHDDHHARAQVSGTASDLLLAVWGRVSFETLDVVGDRALLDGLRTG encoded by the coding sequence ATGAGCAGACTGCAGGGCAGCAAGGATTTCTGGATCGGGGCGCTCCGGACGGAGGGTCCGGCTTTCGCGGCGGCGGTGGCCGAGGCGCCGCCGGAGACACCGGTGCTGTCCTGTCCGGGCTGGACGGTCAACGACCTCACACTGCACATGGCCGGCATCTACCACTGGGTGTCGTCGTTCGCCGGTTCCGGCCAGACCAGCCAACCGCCTCGGCGGGAGCAGCCTGAGGCCGACCCGGGCGTGAACGCGCTCCAGCTGTGGCAGCAGGGTTACGACCGGGTGATGACCCTCTTCGACGGGCTCGACCCGGAGGCACCGGCGTGGAACTGGGCCCCGCAGCCGAAGAAGGCCGGTTTCTGGCCGCGTCGGATGGCGCACGAGACGGCTGTGCACCGCTGGGACGCCCAGCTCGCCATCGGGGCTGGTGACCCGGTGGAGGCGAAGCTCGCAGCCGACGGGGTGAGTGAGGTGCTGGACACCTGGCTGCCGGCGGGTCGGAGGCAGGTGCCGGGTGACTGGCACGGGGTGGTGCAGCTCTGCGCGACCGACGCGGCCCAGGAGTGGTATCTGCGGCTGCGCGGCGAGGGGGTGGCGCTGCTCGACACCGCGACCATCTTCGACCACGACGATCACCACGCCCGCGCCCAGGTCAGTGGCACCGCGAGCGACCTGTTGCTGGCGGTCTGGGGGCGGGTGAGCTTCGAGACGCTGGACGTGGTCGGCGACCGCGCCCTGTTGGACGGCCTGCGCACCGGCTGA
- a CDS encoding ABC transporter substrate-binding protein: MAVFPRRRLAAVALAAATALLVTAGCGGGDEPGDGKITLTVDVFGQFGYEQLYQEYMAANPDVKIVERGTGTNLDEYSPKLTQWLAAGRGAGDVVAIEEGLLVEYKANPANFVNLLDHGAADLKGNFLEWKWNAGLTADGKQLIGLGTDVGGIAICYRKDLFEKAGLPTERDAVSKLWPTWPDYITTGERFTAAKTGASFLDGATNTFNTILLQTAGNTTGYSYYDTSGNLVVDSNPSVRQAWDTTMDIIDSGLSGKYGSWSEEWVSAFKQSKFATIACPAWMTGVIEANAGTDAQGKWDIARVPGNGGNWGGSHLAVPKQSKHQAEAIELAKFLTSAKGQIGAFKAKGPLPSSPQALDDPAITGATNAYFSGAPVGAIFGTGAKSLKPVYMGPKNQAVRTEVENAVRTVELGQRNPAQGWTDAVNNAKKAAAK; this comes from the coding sequence ATGGCTGTCTTCCCGCGCCGCCGCCTCGCCGCGGTGGCCCTCGCCGCCGCCACAGCCCTGCTCGTCACCGCTGGCTGCGGTGGCGGCGACGAGCCGGGCGACGGAAAGATCACCCTGACCGTCGACGTCTTCGGCCAGTTCGGCTACGAGCAGCTCTACCAGGAGTACATGGCCGCGAACCCCGACGTGAAGATCGTCGAGCGCGGCACCGGCACCAACCTCGACGAGTACTCGCCGAAGCTGACCCAGTGGCTCGCCGCCGGCCGAGGCGCCGGCGACGTGGTGGCCATCGAAGAGGGCCTGCTGGTCGAGTACAAGGCCAATCCGGCGAACTTCGTCAACCTGCTGGACCACGGCGCCGCCGACCTCAAGGGCAACTTCCTGGAGTGGAAGTGGAACGCCGGCCTGACCGCCGACGGCAAGCAGCTCATCGGCCTCGGCACCGACGTCGGCGGCATCGCCATCTGCTACCGCAAGGACCTCTTCGAGAAGGCCGGCCTGCCCACCGAGCGGGACGCGGTTTCCAAGCTCTGGCCCACCTGGCCGGACTACATCACCACCGGCGAGCGGTTCACCGCGGCGAAGACCGGCGCGTCCTTCCTCGACGGGGCGACAAACACCTTCAACACCATCCTGCTGCAGACCGCCGGCAACACGACCGGCTACAGCTACTACGACACCAGCGGCAACCTCGTCGTCGACAGCAACCCATCGGTACGGCAGGCGTGGGACACCACAATGGACATCATCGACTCGGGCCTCTCCGGAAAGTACGGTTCCTGGTCGGAGGAGTGGGTCTCCGCCTTCAAGCAGTCGAAGTTCGCCACCATCGCCTGCCCCGCCTGGATGACCGGTGTCATCGAGGCCAACGCCGGCACCGACGCCCAGGGCAAGTGGGACATCGCCCGGGTGCCCGGCAACGGCGGTAACTGGGGCGGCTCGCACCTCGCCGTGCCCAAGCAGAGCAAGCACCAGGCCGAGGCGATCGAGCTGGCCAAGTTCCTGACCAGCGCCAAGGGGCAGATCGGGGCGTTCAAGGCCAAGGGTCCGCTGCCCTCGTCCCCGCAGGCGCTCGACGACCCGGCGATCACCGGCGCCACCAACGCGTACTTCTCGGGGGCACCGGTCGGCGCCATCTTCGGCACCGGCGCGAAGAGCCTGAAGCCGGTCTACATGGGCCCGAAGAACCAGGCCGTACGGACCGAGGTGGAGAACGCCGTACGGACCGTGGAGCTGGGTCAGCGCAACCCCGCGCAGGGCTGGACCGACGCGGTGAACAACGCGAAGAAGGCCGCCGCCAAGTAG
- a CDS encoding carbohydrate ABC transporter permease → MTVQLDARPPATPATGNPRQSSGRLSRFDTRFSPYLYIAPFFLIFGVFGAYPLAYTFWVSLHDWDLLGADHPFVGAENYTRLLADTDFWHALVNTLGIFVISTVPQLLAALWLANLLNRGLRARTGWRMAVLVPNVTSTAAVAIVFGVLFGREFGMINWLLDLVGLDAIEWKSNRLASWVAISAMVDWRWTGYNALILLAAMQAIPRDLYEAAAIDGASRVRQFWSVTVPLLKPTIIFCTIIATIGGLQLFTEPRMFHSGTNPIRGGPLRESQTLTMYMFENAFAPHYNFGYGSAVAWLLFALIAIVAAVNVLILRRLGGGARPNARKGTTR, encoded by the coding sequence ATGACCGTCCAGCTCGACGCCCGTCCACCGGCCACACCGGCAACCGGTAACCCCCGCCAATCCTCGGGTCGGCTCAGTCGGTTCGACACCCGCTTCTCGCCGTACCTCTACATCGCCCCGTTCTTCCTGATCTTCGGCGTCTTCGGGGCGTACCCGCTGGCGTACACCTTCTGGGTGTCGCTGCACGACTGGGACCTGCTCGGCGCCGACCACCCCTTCGTCGGCGCGGAGAACTACACCCGGCTGCTCGCCGACACCGACTTCTGGCACGCGCTGGTCAACACGCTGGGCATCTTCGTGATCTCCACGGTGCCGCAACTGCTCGCCGCGCTCTGGCTGGCCAACCTCCTGAACCGAGGGCTGCGGGCCCGCACCGGTTGGCGGATGGCGGTGCTCGTCCCGAACGTCACCTCGACGGCCGCCGTGGCGATCGTGTTCGGGGTGCTCTTCGGGCGCGAGTTCGGCATGATCAACTGGCTGCTCGACCTGGTCGGGCTGGACGCGATCGAGTGGAAATCCAACCGGCTGGCGTCCTGGGTGGCCATCTCCGCCATGGTCGACTGGCGGTGGACCGGCTACAACGCGCTGATCCTGCTGGCCGCGATGCAGGCCATCCCCCGCGACCTGTACGAGGCGGCGGCAATCGACGGCGCCAGCCGGGTCCGACAGTTCTGGTCGGTCACCGTGCCGCTGCTCAAGCCGACGATCATCTTCTGCACCATCATCGCCACCATCGGCGGCCTGCAACTCTTCACCGAGCCCCGGATGTTCCACTCCGGCACCAACCCGATCCGCGGCGGACCGCTGCGCGAGTCGCAGACCCTGACCATGTACATGTTCGAGAACGCCTTCGCCCCGCACTACAACTTCGGGTACGGCTCGGCCGTGGCCTGGCTGCTCTTCGCGCTCATCGCGATCGTCGCGGCGGTCAACGTGCTGATCCTGCGTCGACTCGGCGGCGGAGCGCGCCCCAACGCCCGGAAAGGAACCACCCGATGA
- a CDS encoding carbohydrate ABC transporter permease translates to MSRLWRASPLTYLALVVAAGLSVFPIWWMFVVASRSNDAMGQLPPPVTPGGNLGANIARLFDNTDAYFLTGLINSAVVATTVTVSVVFFSSLAGFAFAKLRFRGRNAMLLVIIATMMVPTQLGVIPLYLLMTKLHWNDRLPAVIVPVLVTGFGVFMMRQYAGQAISDELIEAARMDGCGTARIWWHVVLPALRPAAAVLGLLTFMTTWNDFLWPYAVLNDPANPTVQLSLRALSDGYYQDMSQVFTGTAIATLPLLLVFVLFGRQIIGGIMEGAVKA, encoded by the coding sequence ATGAGCCGGCTCTGGCGGGCCAGCCCGCTCACCTACCTCGCCCTGGTCGTCGCCGCCGGCCTGTCGGTCTTCCCGATCTGGTGGATGTTCGTCGTCGCCAGCCGCAGCAACGACGCGATGGGCCAACTGCCACCCCCGGTCACCCCCGGCGGCAACCTGGGCGCGAACATCGCCCGCCTGTTCGACAACACCGACGCGTACTTCCTGACCGGCCTGATCAACTCGGCGGTCGTCGCGACCACTGTGACCGTCTCCGTGGTGTTCTTCTCCAGCCTGGCCGGGTTCGCCTTCGCCAAGCTCAGGTTCCGTGGCCGCAACGCCATGCTGCTGGTGATCATCGCGACCATGATGGTGCCGACGCAGCTCGGCGTGATCCCGCTCTACCTGCTCATGACCAAGCTGCACTGGAACGACCGGCTGCCCGCGGTCATCGTCCCGGTGCTGGTCACCGGGTTCGGGGTGTTCATGATGCGGCAGTACGCCGGCCAGGCCATCAGCGACGAACTGATCGAGGCCGCCCGGATGGACGGCTGTGGCACCGCCCGGATCTGGTGGCACGTCGTCCTGCCCGCCCTGCGCCCCGCCGCCGCCGTCCTCGGTCTGCTCACCTTCATGACCACCTGGAACGACTTCCTCTGGCCGTACGCTGTATTGAACGATCCGGCGAATCCGACAGTGCAACTCTCCCTACGAGCACTGTCGGACGGGTATTACCAGGACATGTCGCAGGTGTTCACCGGAACGGCCATCGCGACGCTGCCCCTGCTACTGGTCTTCGTGTTGTTCGGCCGGCAGATCATCGGCGGGATCATGGAAGGTGCGGTCAAGGCGTGA
- a CDS encoding GH1 family beta-glucosidase, translating to MRSGGVDELRFPEHFLWGAATAAYQIEGAARDDGRGPSIWDTFSRTPGKVYQGHTGDVACDHYHRYTDDVALMAELGLRAYRFSVAWPRIQPDGTGPANPRGLDFYDRLTDALLDRGIDPIVTLYHWDLPQSLGDRGGWTNRDTAEHFATYATAVYARLGDRIDVWTTLNEPWCSAYLGYANGLHAPGEQDPAAAFTAVHHLLLGHGLAARALRAAGARSVGVTVNPADVRPADPESAADAAAVRLVDGLHNRIFLDPLLAGGYPDDVREHVARIVEPTFIRDGDEKLIAAPIDLLGINYYAPSYVAGRPDGAGNGAYPGTEGAVHFLPPAGPLTDMGWMIEPAGLTRLLERIATDYPGVPLLITENGGAFPDKPGADSPDGPAQVIDADRIAYLDGHLRAAHEAISRGVDLRGYLVWSFLDNFEWAEGYRKRFGIVHVDYLTQRRTPKASARWYQEVISRNGL from the coding sequence CTGCGAAGCGGTGGCGTCGACGAACTCCGGTTTCCCGAGCACTTTCTCTGGGGGGCGGCCACCGCCGCGTACCAGATCGAGGGTGCGGCCCGCGACGACGGCCGCGGTCCATCCATCTGGGACACCTTCAGCCGCACGCCGGGCAAGGTGTACCAGGGCCACACCGGCGACGTCGCCTGCGACCACTACCACCGGTACACCGACGACGTGGCGCTGATGGCCGAGCTGGGCCTGCGGGCGTACCGGTTCTCGGTCGCCTGGCCGCGGATCCAGCCCGACGGCACAGGCCCTGCCAACCCGCGTGGGCTGGACTTCTACGACCGGCTCACCGACGCGCTGCTCGATCGGGGAATCGACCCGATCGTCACGCTCTACCACTGGGACCTGCCGCAGTCCCTCGGAGACCGGGGTGGCTGGACCAACCGGGACACCGCCGAGCACTTCGCCACCTACGCCACAGCTGTGTACGCCCGCCTCGGCGACCGCATCGACGTGTGGACCACGCTCAACGAGCCGTGGTGCTCGGCGTACCTCGGTTACGCGAACGGCCTGCACGCGCCGGGCGAACAGGACCCGGCGGCGGCCTTCACCGCCGTACACCATCTGCTGTTGGGGCACGGCCTGGCGGCGCGGGCGCTGCGGGCGGCCGGCGCGCGCAGCGTGGGCGTCACCGTCAACCCGGCCGACGTACGCCCGGCCGACCCGGAGAGCGCGGCCGACGCCGCAGCGGTCCGCCTTGTCGACGGCCTGCACAACCGGATCTTCCTCGACCCGCTGCTGGCCGGCGGCTACCCGGACGACGTCCGGGAGCACGTGGCCCGGATCGTCGAACCGACGTTCATCCGCGACGGCGACGAGAAGCTGATCGCCGCCCCGATCGACCTGCTCGGCATCAACTACTACGCCCCGAGTTACGTGGCCGGTCGGCCCGACGGCGCCGGCAACGGCGCGTATCCGGGCACCGAGGGCGCTGTGCACTTCCTGCCGCCGGCCGGGCCGCTCACCGACATGGGCTGGATGATCGAACCGGCCGGGCTCACCCGGTTGCTGGAGCGAATCGCCACCGACTACCCCGGGGTGCCGCTGCTGATCACCGAGAACGGTGGGGCGTTCCCCGACAAGCCGGGCGCCGACTCGCCCGACGGTCCGGCGCAGGTGATCGACGCCGATCGCATCGCCTACCTCGACGGGCACCTCCGCGCCGCGCACGAGGCGATCTCCCGGGGCGTGGACCTGCGCGGTTATCTCGTATGGTCATTCCTGGACAACTTCGAGTGGGCGGAGGGTTACCGCAAGCGGTTCGGGATCGTGCACGTCGACTACCTGACCCAGCGGCGCACACCGAAGGCCAGCGCCCGGTGGTACCAGGAGGTGATCTCCCGGAACGGGCTGTGA